A window of Zingiber officinale cultivar Zhangliang chromosome 5A, Zo_v1.1, whole genome shotgun sequence contains these coding sequences:
- the LOC121981700 gene encoding protein TIFY 3-like isoform X2, whose translation MEGSEAVKKESRLNSLGRCLTMPMARTSFAASDSPLTIFYGGKARVYNAIPPEKAQAIMVIAAAAAEAAKVGAPAEHNAAEVLGLAFTRSLSLQSSTAEGGQSATPNALFMLQTELPIARRHSLQRFLEKRRDRLANKTPYASAMSPNNMEVVSEGSPKLT comes from the exons ATGGAAGGATCCGAAGCCGTGAAGAAGGAATCGAGGTTGAACTCTCTCGGAAG GTGTTTGACGATGCCAATGGCGAGAACATCGTTCGCCGCTTCGGATTCGCCGCTCACCATTTTCTACGGCGGCAAGGCTAGGGTTTACAACGCGATTCCCCCAGAAAAG GCGCAGGCGATAATGGTCATCGCGGCCGCCGCCGCAGAGGCCGCAAAGGTCGGGGCTCCGGCTGAGCACAACGCAGCTGAGGTCCTTGGGCTGGCGTTCACCAGATCTCTATCACTTCAAAGCTCGACGGCGGAAGGAGGGCAATCTGCTACTCCCAACGCTCTCTTTATGCTCCAAACAG AGTTGCCCATTGCAAGGAGGCACTCGCTTCAGCGTTTTCTGGAGAAGCGCCGGGACAG GTTGGCAAACAAAACTCCATATGCTTCAGCAATGTCGCCCAACAACATGGAAGTGGTCTCGGAGGGCAGTCCTAAACTCACATAA
- the LOC121981700 gene encoding uncharacterized protein LOC121981700 isoform X1, whose amino-acid sequence MKKKSADLVVDLPRDRPSMAWQISTVGGAAADGGWNKRKKLSMQETTREAKWEKRQRMLLAVEEQEEQQAEEVEEGRKVRSLTDEDLDELKGCIELGFGFSEEGGGHDLRHTLPALDLYFAVNRLRNYSLSSGSTSSASTPTTLSPRSADGSSTSGESWKICNPGDDPQLVKTRLRHWAQAVACSLRQSC is encoded by the exons atgaagaaaaagagtGCGGATCTGGTGGTTGATTTGCCCCGTGACCGCCCCTCGATGGCATGGCAGATCTCCACCGTAGGCGGCGCGGCGGCCGACGGCGGGtggaacaagaggaagaagctgtCGATGCAGGAGACGACAAGGGAGGCCAAGTGGGAGAAGCGGCAGCGGATGCTGCTTGCCGTGGaggagcaggaggagcagcagGCGGAAGAGGTGGAGGAGGGAAGGAAGGTGAGGAGCCTAACGGACGAGGACCTGGACGAGCTGAAGGGGTGCATTGAGCTAGGGTTTGGGTTCAGCGAGGAAGGGGGCGGCCACGACCTCCGCCACACGCTGCCGGCTCTCGACCTCTACTTCGCCGTCAACCGCCTACGGAACTATTCGTTGAGCTCGGGTTCCACCTCCAGCGCCTCCACGCCGACCACGCTGAGCCCCCGGAGCGCCGACGGAAGCTCCACTTCAGGCGAATCCTGGAAGATTTGCAATCCAG GGGACGATCCGCAGCTTGTGAAGACGAGGCTGAGACACTGGGCGCAGGCCGTCGCTTGCTCCCTCCGCCAAAGCTGCTAA